Part of the Halodesulfovibrio sp. MK-HDV genome, ATACGCTTTTTCAGCACTAACTTTAGTTTCGAAAACTTCCGGCAGGGTGTCCTTAAGAGCTACAACAAACTCAGCTTTTGTCAGCATGAGAGTATCCTCCTTGCGAAATGGTTCTCCCCCTAGACAAGCCTTTGTAATGTATAGCTTTGATTCTATGCAGATATAAGGCGTTTATGTCAATCATTTCTGAGATAGAATTGTGCTAAAATTGAATTTTTCCGTTATATTTCTCAAAAAACCGCGTTAGTTCCTGTTTCACAGGAATTTAACGCGGTTTTTTTAACTCTTATTTTTCTTTTATAAGTAAGCAGTCGATCATCAAAATGGAACCTTAACTCATATATTCCATTTCAAATGCTACATATTGCCCTTCAACAATTCGTTTACCAGTTCAGCAGCAACGTTAGCTCCTGATTCGTTCCAATAAACATCATCTGTCCACCATATAAGCTCTTTACGGCGTCCCCATTCAACAATTGCTTTTGCTTGAAGATGTGGAGTCAAATCGTACACCTTAAATGAATGATTCTCAGTCATAGCGCGCAGGGCTGCTAATTTTGGAGACTCAGGTATCTGTGGCACATCTCCACCCAACAAATTTGCATAAACTCGCAGCTTGGTAGGAACAAAGACGACAGTATTTACAAGCCCTGCGTTATCACTAAGCGATCCAAGTAATTCTTCAAATTTTGGATCTGCTTTATATGTGGTAGCAAGGGTTTCCGTAACATATGCTTCTGAAAACGCCATGCTTCTTGCGCCGATTGGGAATGTGACAACCCCAGACTGATCCGCACTGTTTGCTAAGAATCCGTCTCTGTACTCTCGCAACATTCGGCCAAGGTCATTATTGCTCAAAAATTTTGTAAGACGTTTAAGCGGGTAATGCACTTCTGAACTAAAAGGCTTAAAGTCCTCGCCTTCAAACACAAAAAGAATACCGTTCTTAACCAAACCTTGTTCTTTAACTAGCGTCAGAGCCAACAAAGCCTGCTCATCAAGAGAACCCGGAGTGCCGATGTTATACGCTGCAACATCATAGTCCTGCTGCAAAATATCGCTAATTAAAGATGACTGCGTGTTTCCGTTGCCGACAACAAAGCCACCACCAATCAACAGTACATCAGGGTTGTTCACTCCGTTTGAATTACGAAGTCCATTTTTATCAGTCACAAAAACAATCTCTCGGGCAACCGGTGCGACTCTTGGATCTACACGCGCCAGTAGACCTGCGTTTTGCTCCATCTGCACCTGCCTATCAGGGGCAAAGGTGTAAAACGCTAAGCTTGGATTGTACTCTGCAAGGTATTGTTCCGGAGTTGCGGCATTTTTTTCAGCAAGGCCGCTTACAGTGACACCGCCCCACACAACAAAAGTAGCCAGTGCAAACGCACCAGTAATATACAAAGCATTATTCCCGCGCATGAAAATGCACGCGACAGCCCAAATAGCCAATGCGTATGCAATGATATGCACATCAAATATTCCATACACAGCTAGTGTCGCAGAAAAAACAACTGCACAGACAACACCGATCAAAACTTGTTTTAACATTCTTACCTTCCATGAGCTGAGTTTGGTTTTTCAACCAACTTTAACCCTAAGCGGTCATAGAGTTTCCGTCAAACTCCTTAGTCTGAATATAAGAATCAGCGTTTTGTTTAATGAACACTGGTTAGCAAATCACTATACTGAAAGCTCAAACAATTTTATTTTAAGGCCTTTTTTTGTAAAAAAAGTGTACTGTCCTTTAATTATCATTTTTATATGGCAACTCTGCGTTAATTAATATAGTTACTATTAGCAATTACGACTTTGTCAGAAATAAACGTATAATACACAATAAGGTGCGAGCGAACATGGTTGAACAGCAAACCCCAGCTGATATTGAGTCCCTAGAAGTTAATGAAAACGCCGAAATTGTTTTAGCAAGACGTTATTACCGCAAAGATTTTGACGGTAACCCTATCGAAGATGCCACAAAATTATTCTGGCGTGTTGCATTTGCCATTGCTGCAGAAGAAAGCAAGTACGAAAAGACCACAGTTTCTCCTGATGTCTTGGCAAAAGACTTCTATTCTATGATGGCCAACATGGAATTTCTGCCAAACTCTCCAACACTCATGAATGCAGGCACGTCACTTGGACAGCTTGCGGCTTGTTTTGTGTTGCCTGTTGGTGATTCAATCGAAGAAATTTTTGACGCAGTAAAACATGCAGCCATGATTCATAAATCAGGCGGCGGTACCGGCTTTTCATTCTCCCGCTTGCGCCCTAAAGATTCACGCGTAGGATCAACTGGCGGAGTTGCCTCCGGCCCAGTATCTTTCCTGCGTATTTTCAATACAGCTACCGAACAAATCAAACAGGGTGGTACACGACGCGGTGCCAACATGGGCATCCTTCGCATCGACCATCCTGATGTTATGGAATTCATTCGTGCAAAAGAACGTGAAGGTGAATTCAACAACTTCAACTTCTCCGTAGCGCTCACGGAAGACTTTATGAAAGCCGTGGAAAGCGGAGAAGACTACGATCTTATTGATCCGCACAATCAAAACATCATCACCACACTCAACGCACGCGAAGTCTTCGAAATCCTTGTTCAGAAGGCATGGGAAAAAGGCGATCCGGGGATCGTATTTCTCGATCGCATTAACCGCGACAACCCGACACCGGCGCTTGGAGAAATCGAATCAACGAATCCGTGCGGTGAGCAGCCACTGCTTCCATACGAAGCATGCAATCTTGGCTCTATCAACCTGAATGTGATGTTGAAACAAGACGACAGTAATATTCTTTCTGTAGACTGGGATCGTCTTCGCCGCGTCATTCATCTCGCTGTACGCTTTCTTGATAACGTAATTGACGCATCGCGCTACCCACTTGACCGAATTACCGAAATGGTAACAACCAACCGTAAAATCGGTCTTGGTATCATGGGTTGGGCAGATATGCTTTTCCAGTTGAATATTCCATACGATAGCCAGGAAGCACTCAATCTTGCTGAAAAGGTCATGGAATTTATTCAGGCAGAAGGAAGAGCCGCATCCAAACAGCTTGCAAAAGAACGCGGTGCATTCCCTGCATACAAAGATTCTATTTTTGGCGAACGAGATCTTGGGCCATACCGTAACGCAACAGTTACCACTATCGCACCTACTGGCACCCTCTCCATTCTGGCAGGCTGTTCTTCAGGCATCGAACCGCTTTTTGCCCTTTCCTTTGCCCGCTACGTCATGGATGGTGACAAGCTGGTAGAGACAAACCCATTCTTTAAAGCTGCGTTGGAAGAACGAGGTTGCTACTCAGAAAAGCTTATGGATTCGATCACAGAAAAAGGCACCATCGCAGATATTGATTATCTTCCGGAAGATCTTCGCAAAGTTTACGTGACCGCCATGGATATCGATGCTGAGTCTCATCTAAAAATGCAGGCAGCATTCCAGAAATACACAGACAACGCCGTATCCAAGACTGTGAACGTTCCAAAAGAAGCAACCGTAGATGATATCCGTTCCATCTACTGGATGGCATATGAACAAGGCTGCAAAGGTGTAACTGTATATCGCGATGGTAGTCTGCAATCACAAGTTCTTTGCACCGAAGGTTCCAAGAAAGAAGAAGAGTCTGCTCTGGTACGACCTAAGGTTGACCGCCCTGAAATCGTCTACGGGTTCACTCAAAAAGTTGAAACAGGAATGGGCATGCTTTACGTGACCATCAATGAAATTGATGGACGACCATTTGAGCTATTCGCGACCATCGGTAAATCCGGTCGTTCCATCACAGCTAAAGCTGAAGCCATCGGAAGATTGGTATCGTTAGCACTTCGAGCAGGTATCGAACCTATCGATATTGTACGTCAGCTCAAAGGTATTGGTGGAGAACACCCAGTATTTCAGAAAAAAGGGTTACTCCTTTCAATTCCAGATGCAATCTCATGGATTTTAGAAAACCGTTACCTTAAATCTTCTATATCCGTTCATGCCACAAACGGACTCACAAAGCAGCTTTGTCCAGAATGCGGCAATGAGTTAGTCTTCGAAGAAGGCTGCAACAAATGCTACGGTTGCGGGTTCACCAAATGTGGATAATAAAAACTCGCACATAAATTTGAATTAAAAATATAGCCGGTTGTCATAGAACAACCGGCTTTTTTTATGCCTTGGCAAAGCTGTTTTTTCATCACGTAAAAACTGAAAAACAAAGAGGAACACTTATCCCGTAAAATTACGACTCCGCAATCTCTTTGAGAATTTGAGCAAATTCTTCTGGATGTGAAAAGAAAGGAGAATGACTGGACTCCAAGGAATGGACGGTGGTTGCGTTATTCATATCTGCATCTACTAAACTAACCATTTCCTGCTGTGCAGCCAAAGGAATAGCGTTATCTTGAGTGCACTGAATATAGTATCGCGAAATTCTTCCAAAATTTTTCTTCGTAATGGGAGATGGAATGGTTGTAACCTGAGCAGGTTCATCAGGAATCAGATAACTCAGCGCCAATTGAAACCTCTCTTCGGTAACATCGGCATAAAATGCTGCCTTAACCAAGGCTCGGTAATTAGGATCATCTGACTTTGGATTAAACCGCATTACACCCGTCTTAACAGGATCACCGATCTCAAGATTCGGTGTTAATCTTCCACTCATAGTCTCATGTGCATTCATCTGAGTATGCAACATGTTCGACGGCAGCATAAGTGCTGAACAATACACCACTGCTGAAAGTTCATCAGAAATTGCCTCAGCAACATGGGAAACAGTCAAGCCACCTAATGAATGCCCAACAAGAACGGCCTTAGAACTACTCCTCGCATTTAGCTCACGAACAGCTGTGATCACTGCGTCAGTCCTTTCCTCCTGCGTCACATTAGCATTGGGAGAGTGCTCCGCTGTAAAGGCCTCTAAATCAAACGGGCGACGTAAATATGAAGACGGATACTTCGCAGTTGCACCAGCACCGGGAAGATCCAATGCTGTTGCCAAGTAGCCTGCATCTTCAAGGAATGGAACGACAAAATCCCACGCATGGTGATCATGCCAAGCACCATGAATCAGCACAAAGTTCTTTGGGTGAAACATTCATTACTCCCTGATAACATCCAATCAGATTAGCTAATGCAAGTAACAAACAAACTCCATCGACACCTTAAATTGCCATTGGCTCACTAAACATAGTACAGTCAACAGGCCGATGCATATGAGTCTTTACGCTTTTGAAAACATAACCTTTCAGCTCCCCAAAGCGAAACAACACGACTTCAGCCCCGTCATACTTTTTGTTCCATTGTTGCAAAGCACGGAATACAAACGAACTTACCGCTAAAACGACGGATACGGGACTCCATTACTGATTCACCACAACATTCACAAACTACATTCTTCAACACCACTGCGGGACGTGGCATTCCATTATTCAACGGTGTAATGTTAAACACCTCTTCTAACGTAAGACTCATAAGCTGTTCTTGCCACTGCCGCCGTAGCTGATCAATGCGTTGCTGATAAACTTCCCCAGAGTTATCATCCTCACCCTCCATAAGAGCGTTCAGCTGCCTCCACACACCGTCACCTGCTTCGGGATTCAGCAACGCCCTAAAGCCTCTTCCGGAAAGTCTGTCAAAAAACGAAAAGGCCATCTTTCCATAATCCCGGTGTACAAAATTTCCTTTTCCGTAGGTACACCCTGTAAGAAACTGAATAGCATCCACCCCGCACATATCCGTTTCCGACACTGCAACCATTTGGACACTGTTTGGATCACCAAGTTCACGTAAAGCTAACTCGGAAACTCGTATACCTATCGCCAGACCGGGACAACTATGTCCATGAAAAGCAATGACATCTTCAATAGTTTTTTCAGTAAAAAAGCAGGTCACCGTCATCCTCCCTGTTTCAATGTTTAACTCGTCGGCACAACCACGGGGTGCCCCTGCACAACATGCATGGTAACGGGTAGACCATACACATGTTCAATCACCTCCGGTGTCACGTTATTAGTCGAACCTAAAAAATAAATGCCCCCGTTCTTAAGAAACAACACATTATCAGCATAACGTAAGGCAAGGTTCAGATCATGCATTGTCATTACCGCCCCAATGTTATGATCATTCACTACATGGCGAAGCATACTGAGAATATCAATCTGACTCTTCAAATCGAGAGAACTGGTCGGCTCATCTAGAAGCAACAACCGAGGCTCCTGCACCATAGCACGGGCTATGGCGACTTTTTGCAATTCTCCACCACTTAACTGATCAAGATATCTCATCAAGAGCTTATGCATACCAAGCCGCTGAATAACGGAATCTACAATTTTTAAATCACGCTCGCTTGCTTTCCAACGAATATGAGGCTTCCGCCCCATAAGTACCGCGTCGAACACCGTCAACTGAGCTGTTTCGTTCTTCTGGGCTACGTATCCGACGCATAATGCAACCTCATCAGGACGCATCACAAGCACATTACGATTTTCCACCATAACCATCCCAGCGTGCGGACGGTGAATTGCATTAATGCACTTAAGCAGTGTCGTCTTGCCTACTCCATTGGGGCCGAGGATTGCCAACAATTCCCCACCAGCCAACTGAAAATCTACGTCAGAAAGCACAGAGTTATTCTCATATCTAAAATTAACGTCAGAAATAGAAAGAATCATCGGTGCTGCCCCCTGATGATCAAATACAAAAAGACCGGAGCTCCCATAAAAGCCGTTAGTACGGAAACAGGCAATAAATGCGGCGCAAGGACAAGCCTCGCCATTGTATCAGAGACAAGAAGCAGCAAGCCACCGATGAGAATGGATGCCGGAAGTAAAAAACGATGGTCTGAGCCAATAACACGCCGTACCATATGAGGCACCACAAGACCTACAAAACCGATAATGCCCAGAAAAGAAATGATCATTGCCGTAAGCATTGATGACAGCACCATTCCTACGATACGCACACGGTCAACACGCACCCCGAGACTCATGGCGGTTTCGTCACCTGCATCAATGGCATTATAGTTCCAGCTGCTTACTATAAAATAAGCGGACGCCGCTGCAACAAAAAGAGAAATGGCAGCCAAGGAAGACCACGTTGCGCGAGCTGTGTCGCCAAACGTCCAGAAAACTATTGCAGCCAGTTGCACATCATCTGCAAAAAATTGCAGAAACATTGTGCCTGCAGTAAACAGCGCCCCCATAGCGACACCGGTCAGAATCATAACTTCAGAAGTTGCTCCGCGTAAGCGGGAAACGACTATTACAACACTGGCAGCAAGCAAACTAAAAAGAAAAGCACAAAAAGTGGTTATGTATGGATTGGTAATAGTGACAGCATCTGCATTAGTTGATCCCATAATGCCGCCATTCAGCACCATTACAGAAAAAGCAGCCCCAAACGCAGCCGCATGAGAGATCCCCAGTGTAAAAGGTGACCCCAGCGGGTTGCGTAAGATTGACTGCATTACAACTCCTGAAACTGCCAGCCCGCCTCCCGCAACAACGGCTGTGAGGGCCTGAGGAAGTCGGATGTTCCAGATAATAATGTCCACCCTGCGGGCGACATCCCCTCCTAATAGACTACTCGCAACCTCTGCTATGGATATGTTTGCGACTCCCATAGAAATGGCAATAACAAATGTCATCACCAACAAGCCAACAGAGGTTACAACCAGCGTCACCTTCCTACCAATATAGTGATTATACGCAACAGGCACCTGTCCTTCTAAAAAGTGCATGCTAATTCACCAGAACAGGTTTGTAGGCCATGCCGTGGAAAATTGTATTCATATCGTTGAAAATATCTTTCCCTACTAAAAACCTGTATATTTCGTCAGCTTTTACCGCTGAGTCCACATCGACAAAACGTTCTGGATACAGCAGTTTTCCAACATAAAATGCGTTCGCAAGGATGGAGCCATAGTTTTTTGCGTACCAGTTATATGGCAGCAGGCCGTACACTTTGCCTTCCTTAACAGCATTCAGAGCACGATATGATGGATCAGTACGCAGTTCATACAAACCACCTGCCTCATCTCCCATCTGCAGGGTTGAAAGATCGAGGAAAATAATTTCCGGATCCCACTCAAGGATTTTCTCTTTTGATATAGCAGAGTGCTGTAACTCTTTGCCGACACCACCTGCATTGCCTGCAAGGTTATTCGCATTTACAAACTCGAACGGCGGATACGCGGGCTCTGTCGACTGATACCCATGCGGTCCTTTAAAGGCTACACCACCAACAAATACAGAAGGACGTTCTTGTTCAGGAATATCTGCTGTCCGCTTGTTGAGATCATCAATCTGGCTTTCAATGAATGCTATGACCTCCTCCGCGCGTTTCTGCTTGCCAATAACATCTGCCATAGTACGAAGAGATTGATACAGCTGAGTACGTTTTTTCCCAAGGTTACCGTAATCAAGTGTTACTACAGGAATACCTGTTTTATTTTGTAAGTCTTCAGGAGGAAATCCCATACTGGAAGCATACGTTTTGAAAATAACCTGAGGCTGCGGCTCCAACGCCAGAATGAGCTCCGGGTTATCATGTCCGCGATATCCCCCAAAGATCGGCATAGTCTTAAAATGCGGGTTAGCCAGAGCATATGGACGAGCCTCATACCTGCGCTTTCGTGGTTCTATATCGTCTACAGCTACAGCCATAGATTGTGCTTGAAGATAGGTCAGCAAACGCAGGCAACCGGAACCGGAACAGATTACACGCTCATTATTTACTGGTATTTCGACAGTTCTTCCCAAGGCATCCACTATCTGCCGAGTTGATTCTTTTCCCGAAGCGGAAGATATCAACATCAAAGAAAAAATAAGACTATGTATCAGTATTTTCATTACTCACCTTTTGCTGCATACAAAATTCAAATGAAAACTCACATATTGTTACTAAAAAACAATTCGTAACACGACAAGCGTAGACAAAGCTTCAACCCTCGTCAAGTAACATAAAGAAATCGTGCAGTTAAAATGAAAGTTCTTGCTGCCACTTCAGATGATACGAGATAACACCAATTCGTCATCACGGATACCACATGACTTCTGCCCCCCTCCCTCACTCTGCGTTTCTGAGATTATCCACGGCATTGTTTTTAATGCTCAGTACCCCACTAGGAAAAATACTGCTCCGTCATAATTATTTCGTGAATAGT contains:
- a CDS encoding vitamin B12-dependent ribonucleotide reductase, producing the protein MVEQQTPADIESLEVNENAEIVLARRYYRKDFDGNPIEDATKLFWRVAFAIAAEESKYEKTTVSPDVLAKDFYSMMANMEFLPNSPTLMNAGTSLGQLAACFVLPVGDSIEEIFDAVKHAAMIHKSGGGTGFSFSRLRPKDSRVGSTGGVASGPVSFLRIFNTATEQIKQGGTRRGANMGILRIDHPDVMEFIRAKEREGEFNNFNFSVALTEDFMKAVESGEDYDLIDPHNQNIITTLNAREVFEILVQKAWEKGDPGIVFLDRINRDNPTPALGEIESTNPCGEQPLLPYEACNLGSINLNVMLKQDDSNILSVDWDRLRRVIHLAVRFLDNVIDASRYPLDRITEMVTTNRKIGLGIMGWADMLFQLNIPYDSQEALNLAEKVMEFIQAEGRAASKQLAKERGAFPAYKDSIFGERDLGPYRNATVTTIAPTGTLSILAGCSSGIEPLFALSFARYVMDGDKLVETNPFFKAALEERGCYSEKLMDSITEKGTIADIDYLPEDLRKVYVTAMDIDAESHLKMQAAFQKYTDNAVSKTVNVPKEATVDDIRSIYWMAYEQGCKGVTVYRDGSLQSQVLCTEGSKKEEESALVRPKVDRPEIVYGFTQKVETGMGMLYVTINEIDGRPFELFATIGKSGRSITAKAEAIGRLVSLALRAGIEPIDIVRQLKGIGGEHPVFQKKGLLLSIPDAISWILENRYLKSSISVHATNGLTKQLCPECGNELVFEEGCNKCYGCGFTKCG
- a CDS encoding FmdE family protein; its protein translation is MTCFFTEKTIEDVIAFHGHSCPGLAIGIRVSELALRELGDPNSVQMVAVSETDMCGVDAIQFLTGCTYGKGNFVHRDYGKMAFSFFDRLSGRGFRALLNPEAGDGVWRQLNALMEGEDDNSGEVYQQRIDQLRRQWQEQLMSLTLEEVFNITPLNNGMPRPAVVLKNVVCECCGESVMESRIRRFSGKFVCIPCFATMEQKV
- a CDS encoding alpha/beta fold hydrolase; translation: MFHPKNFVLIHGAWHDHHAWDFVVPFLEDAGYLATALDLPGAGATAKYPSSYLRRPFDLEAFTAEHSPNANVTQEERTDAVITAVRELNARSSSKAVLVGHSLGGLTVSHVAEAISDELSAVVYCSALMLPSNMLHTQMNAHETMSGRLTPNLEIGDPVKTGVMRFNPKSDDPNYRALVKAAFYADVTEERFQLALSYLIPDEPAQVTTIPSPITKKNFGRISRYYIQCTQDNAIPLAAQQEMVSLVDADMNNATTVHSLESSHSPFFSHPEEFAQILKEIAES
- a CDS encoding iron ABC transporter substrate-binding protein, with amino-acid sequence MKILIHSLIFSLMLISSASGKESTRQIVDALGRTVEIPVNNERVICSGSGCLRLLTYLQAQSMAVAVDDIEPRKRRYEARPYALANPHFKTMPIFGGYRGHDNPELILALEPQPQVIFKTYASSMGFPPEDLQNKTGIPVVTLDYGNLGKKRTQLYQSLRTMADVIGKQKRAEEVIAFIESQIDDLNKRTADIPEQERPSVFVGGVAFKGPHGYQSTEPAYPPFEFVNANNLAGNAGGVGKELQHSAISKEKILEWDPEIIFLDLSTLQMGDEAGGLYELRTDPSYRALNAVKEGKVYGLLPYNWYAKNYGSILANAFYVGKLLYPERFVDVDSAVKADEIYRFLVGKDIFNDMNTIFHGMAYKPVLVN
- a CDS encoding iron ABC transporter permease, giving the protein MHFLEGQVPVAYNHYIGRKVTLVVTSVGLLVMTFVIAISMGVANISIAEVASSLLGGDVARRVDIIIWNIRLPQALTAVVAGGGLAVSGVVMQSILRNPLGSPFTLGISHAAAFGAAFSVMVLNGGIMGSTNADAVTITNPYITTFCAFLFSLLAASVVIVVSRLRGATSEVMILTGVAMGALFTAGTMFLQFFADDVQLAAIVFWTFGDTARATWSSLAAISLFVAAASAYFIVSSWNYNAIDAGDETAMSLGVRVDRVRIVGMVLSSMLTAMIISFLGIIGFVGLVVPHMVRRVIGSDHRFLLPASILIGGLLLLVSDTMARLVLAPHLLPVSVLTAFMGAPVFLYLIIRGQHR
- a CDS encoding ABC transporter ATP-binding protein; amino-acid sequence: MILSISDVNFRYENNSVLSDVDFQLAGGELLAILGPNGVGKTTLLKCINAIHRPHAGMVMVENRNVLVMRPDEVALCVGYVAQKNETAQLTVFDAVLMGRKPHIRWKASERDLKIVDSVIQRLGMHKLLMRYLDQLSGGELQKVAIARAMVQEPRLLLLDEPTSSLDLKSQIDILSMLRHVVNDHNIGAVMTMHDLNLALRYADNVLFLKNGGIYFLGSTNNVTPEVIEHVYGLPVTMHVVQGHPVVVPTS